A portion of the Haemorhous mexicanus isolate bHaeMex1 chromosome 3, bHaeMex1.pri, whole genome shotgun sequence genome contains these proteins:
- the EPCAM gene encoding epithelial cell adhesion molecule, which produces MKPLCGAALLLLCLAATARSSCVCEKNKRVTDCKTDISGRCLCQAIGSGVTVDCSTLTSKCLLMKAEVTGSKSGRREKPKDAFEDTDGLYDPECENSGAFKAKQCNGTTCWCVNTAGVRRTDKHDADLKCNQLVRTMWIIIEMKHAERNAPLNAESLEKFFRDTITSRYQLDGRYITNVLYENPYITIDLKQNSSIKSSGDVDIADVAYYFEKDVKGQSIFHNNAGLNVSIDNEPVKLEKTVVYYVDEIAPEFSMKSLTPGLIAVIVVVVVAIVAAIVVLVLTRRRKGKYVKAEVKEMNEMHRGLNA; this is translated from the exons ATGAAGCCGCTCTGCGGAGctgcgctgctgctgctctgccttgccGCCACTGCCCGGAGCT CGTGTGTGTGCGAGAAGAACAAGCGTGTCACCGACTGCAAGACGGACATCAGCGGCCGATGCCTCTGCCAAGCCATCGGCTCCGGAGTCACCGTGGACTGCTCCACCC TGACTTCAAAATGCCTGCTGATGAAAGCAGAAGTGACGGGCTCCAAGTCGGGCCGTCGTGAGAAACCAAAAGATGCATTTGAAGATACTGATGGTCTCTATGATCCCGAGTGTGAAAACAGTGGTGCTTTCAAGGCGAAGCAGTGCAATGGAACCACCTGTTGGTGTGTGAATACAGCTGGAGTTAGGAGAACTGACAAACACGATGCGGACTTGAAGTGCAATCAATTAGTCAGAACGAT GTGGATCATCATTGAAATGAAACATGCTGAGAGAAATGCTCCTCTGAACGCTGAATCTTTAGAGAA GTTTTTCAGAGATACCATTACCAGTCGTTACCAGCTGGATGGCCGCTACATAACCAATGTTCTG tatgAAAACCCTTACATTACCATTGATTTGAAGCAAAATTCCTCAATCAAATCAAGTGGAGATGTGGATATAGCTGATGTGGCCTACTACTTTGAGAAAGAT GTGAAAGGTCAGTCCATCTTTCATAATAATGCTGGGCTAAACGTCAGCATTGACAACGAGCCGGTGAAGCTTGAGAAGACAGTGGTCTACTACGTTGATGAAATAGCACCAGAGTTTTCCATGAAGTCCCTGACTCCCGGCCTCATTGCTGTTATTGTAGTGGTAGTAGTAGCAATAGTGGCTGCAATTGTTGTCCTG GTCCtgacaaggaggaggaaagggaagtACGTGAAAGCTGAG gtgaaggAAATGAACGAAATGCATAGAGGGCTGAATGCTTAA